The Lathyrus oleraceus cultivar Zhongwan6 chromosome 5, CAAS_Psat_ZW6_1.0, whole genome shotgun sequence genome includes the window GATTTCGTTTTAACGACATAACTCGTACATTGTGACCCGCATCTCCGTTATGGCGTCAAAATCGACAATGCTGGAGGAAAACTTCACCATTATGAAATGATGTTTATACTATTGGAGTTTTTCATGAGAGTATGGCCAAATCACTTTATCGAGGGTCGATGGTACAATACTAAAGACCTTGCCTGCGATATACAAAGCTAAATGTCGTTATTGGTATGTGAAGATAATTTGTATGTGAAGCTAAGAAAATGTAGTTTTGCCTGGACAAGTATAAATAGCCTCAATCATTCTTGGGGACGTCGACTTTTCCTCCGATCAATACGGCCATACATAACTCAAATAATTGTCTAGCATGACAAATGACTCACTCTTTTGATATAGTTGACATGCTTTAGCCAATAAAAAAATTTAGTTTGTTCCCTTCACACGTGATGATCCCACTTTGATGAAAATCCTTCGATGAGTCATCTTCGAGCACATCAAGTGACATGGCGAGTTCGCATTTGATGAGTTGGCGTGAAAAGAGTCCGGGAAAAACCACAAcaattaatattaaaataaatttaaattatcATATAGGTATTCGAAACTTGAGAGTAATAGTTCAGAGTAAATTTATCTAAAATTATTAAACATGAAAAATTGAGTGAAAAgataaattaatataattttggattaaaattaatttttttaatagttttatTTTTTATGGTTGAACACGAAATTCAAAGCCATTAACCGTTTGATCAGGTTATTAAATTTTAAAACAAAACAGAttaaatcaaattaattaaaattttataaatGTAGAAATTAATAAAATAAGATCCTCACAGATTTTCGCCCCAATTTTCGTTCGATCTGTAACAAATTGCTATAGCTACCGAGAGATACTGtattattaatttttatatataaaCGTTTGAGTTTGTTTTCATCGAATCtcagaaagaaaaaaaacagtAGCGACGTACTCAAACTTTCACTTGCGTTATAGTTTCCTTTCTCCGCGTTCCCTTTCGGTATGCAATTCATTCTTTCTATCAAATTCTATCAAATTTATAAAATTCGTGTTTTTTTgtatgattttgattttttcgTTTTTCAATTATCATGTTAATTAATTGATTTTCGTTGTTAATCAATAATCCAGGTCGTTAAGCTATGAAGGGTTTTGGATCTTACAACGATTGGAGTTATTATGCATCATCTTCGTCAAATTTATCAGCTTTCGCCACACCTTTTAGTGTGAATCGATCTTCTCCCATTGATGTTTCGCCTCCATTCATTGATCCAGGAGATGCTGCACGCACTGGGTTCCCGTATAGATATCCAGATCAATACTATGGGACAAAACCTGTTGTTGTTGAACCCCAACCATATTTCAATTCATATGGGATTCTTCAAGATCTTAATTCTGCTTCTGTTGTACCTGATCATTGGTCTTCCTTTTCGGGATTTACCGCCTCGGATGGGGGTTCTTGTACTGATTATGTTAATAAGCCCAATGACTTAGGGTTTGCTGGTCAAACTGTTGCTAATCAGTTTGCGGATTTTGGGAATGGTAAAGGGAATCAGATTGGAGTTGGGGCTAATAAGCCTAATGAGTTAGGGTTTGTTGGTCAAGCTGTTGCTGATCAGTTTGCGGATTTTGGCAATGGTAAAGGGAATCAGATTGGAGTTGGGGCTAATAAGCCGAATGAGGTAGGGTTTGTTGGTCAAGCTGTTGCCGATCAGTTTGCGGATTTTGGCAATGGTAGAGGGAATCAGATTGGAGTTGGGGCTAATAAGCTGAATGAGTTTGGGTTTGTTGGTCAAGCTGTTGCTCATCAGTTTGCGGATTTTGGGAATGGTAAAGGGAATCAGATTGGAGTTGGGGCTAATAAGGCGAATGAGTTAGGGTTTGTTGGTCAAGCTGTTGCTAACCAGTTTGCGGATTTTGGGAATGGTAAAGGGAATCAGATTGGAGTTGGGGCTAATAAGCCGAATGAGTTAGGGTTTGTTGGTCAAACGGTTGCTAATGAGTTTGCTGATTTTGGCAATGGTAAAGGGAATCAGATTGGAGTCGGGGGTAGTTTTGCTTTGAATCAAACAAATTTTACCGGGTCTGTTGCTGATGAAAGGATGAAGTCAGGTATATTTTCTCTCTTGTTGTTGTGCTTTTCTGATTTCTTGAGCTTATTGTATTGCATACTCAGAATGAAATTTCATTCTTCAATGTGTATATAAATTCACTAATTGTTGAGTTAAGAGTTGATTAAATGCAAAAGGGTTTTTGAATAATTGAATAGCTTATTAGCCTCACCTATTGAGAAATTCTTTATAATAGTTTTATGGAATGTTGATAGTATTTGTATAATTTTATTAGGGGATTTCGGCAACGGTAAAGGGAATCAGATTGGAGTTGGGGGTAGTTTTGCTTTGAATCAAACAAATTTTAACGGTCCTGTTGCTGATGAAAGGATGAAGTCAGGTATGATTACTGTCTTGTTTTTGTGCTTTTCTGATTTCTTGAGTTCATTGTATTGCTTATTAAAGTGAATTTTTCATTCTTAAATGTGTATATGAATTCAGTAATTGTTGAATTAAGAATTGATTAAATGCAAAAGggtttttgaaaattttaagagCTTATTACCCTCACCCATTGACAAAATTTTTATAATAGTTTTATGGGATGTTGATAGTATTTGTATAATCTCATTAGGGTATTTTTTTTTACTGAGAAAGACGATATAATGTATTGGTGATCAGAAAAACTGAAGAAGGAAACATATACTTTATTTGAAGTAACCAAACATGAAGAAGAGAACAGATAAATGAAACAGTAGATTGCATGCAATTTTTTGTTGGTTAAGCATTTTTAATCATCCAGTGATGCAAAATTAATGTTTCAAACTTGTAATGAGGCTTTTGTCTCCAATTGAAATGGCATcttttgaaaatatttttcaatGTAAGCCTTCTTTCTAACTGGTAAGATCAAATGCCCTGTCTTTGTTTCTAACTAAACAATGATTGAAAAGTGTTATTAAAAAATGTACTTAAATGGACCGTTaaggaagaaaaaaaatattttatttttatgctAAATAGAAAATCAACTTTTCATCTACAGTATAATATGATTATTATTTTCTTAAATGCAGGGTGTCAGGATGTAACTGTCTGTCATGTTGAGGGTCCACATATGATTGGTTGGGAGAAACATAGCTTGGCTACACGTGCGGATCCTGTCGATGATAAACCATTCTGGTGGAGAACCACCAAACTCGCAAGTGCAGGGTGTCAAGATATAACTGATAGTCATGGTGAGGTTCCACATATGATTGGTTGGGAGAAACATAGCTTGCCTACAAGTGGggattattttgatgataaatgTTGCTGGTGGAGACCTACCAAACCCATGCCAGTTGATTTTTCGCATACTTCAGTTTGGCAATCTCCTCCACTGTCTCTAGAGACTCGTCATGAGCCCCCCTTGAAATTAGCTGTAGATTCAGGGGACCATGACTTTTCATATACTGATGTATATGACAAACACTCGGGGCAGCAAGATAAACAAACAAGAGTTGATACAGTTTCTTCGACATCTATAACAGGGTCAGGTACAGATTTAAACCTTGGCATTTTTGTTCCAGATGGAGGCTCTGGACACAAAAAATTCTATGATATAAAGGAGGCTGCTGCTTGCTTTGGTTTAAATCTCTGCATGAATCTAGAAGATAGTAACGAAGCTTCCTCATCAAACAATGCAATGGTTTCAGATATGAACGATTCAGGGGATGTTGTGGATTATAAAGATAAAGCAAGACATGAATTTCAACATCTTCTGCCAAATCCAGGTCTTTTAAGCTTGGGACTCAATGCTATTCAGGGTGTTAATTCTGTTGATAAATCTTTTGACTGTGTTGGTGATCCATGTAATCCCTCTGTAGACTCACCTTGCTGGAAAGGAGCTCCTGTTTCTCATTTTTCTTATTATGAATCTTCTGAGGCTTTACCTCCTGAAAATGTGCCTAAAAATGAATGCTTTGGTTCTGTTATTAGGGAGCCCCAGAATTTTCTTCTTGATGACAAAAATAATTTCAAAAAGCCATGTGACAGCAGCCTCCAAATGCACATTCAAATTGCTGATCAGGAAACATATTCAGCGGGTTCTTCCTCGAAACAAAATTCAGAAACAAGATTTGCATCTGATGATTGCAATGTAGTGAATGCTGGACCTTTTCACTCTGAGCCATCTTGTGATTACAAGCTTCAATATCAAGACGATATTGCCAAAATGAAGGATAATAGTGTACCACCAACCAAACCAATTGATTGTGAGTCTGGATCTTCTCATGATGAGGATCAAGTTACAGAGGAAAACAAATTGGCGTCTCAAAAACTACATACCTTATGCATTGGTGGTGCAGATGCCAGATACAATGAGAATATATGCTCGGCGTCTGGTACATCTCTTACCGGAGGACATGCCCTGTCTTTGTCTTCTTCAGTGGAAGATGCATCTACTACATCTGAAAAATCAGCCGGGAAAGTATCAACTGAGGAATTAAATGCCCAGATGCTGGTTGATACCATGAACAAATTTTCACAGTTGCTTCTTAACCATTGTTTAAATGATGCTTGTGAGCTGGAAGAACAAAATTGCAATATTCTTAGAGATGTGATCACCAATCTTAATACATGTGTTATGAAGAATGCTGAGCAAATTAATTTGGCTCAAGAATGTCTTCTCCGTCAGCCAGAAACTTCTAGATGTGCTGTAGAACCATGTGAACTTCAAAAGGTATGTACTTATTTCTTCTATTTAATAACCCACAGCCCTGTAGAGAGGTTATAGGAAACATTTTTTTATTGGAGTTATTGAAAATTTATATTATTTAATTGCCTCACTGGGTGATGATATGAATTTAACAAAAACTGAAATTCATTTATATCCAAACATACCATAGAAGACGAAAATATTCCAGACTTGTATAAACACCTTTGCTGGGCATCATAGTGAATTGACCTTTTTTCAATATGATATTAAATCTTGTATCAAACAGTGCAATTACTGAATATATACTTTAAAGTCCCCCTCTATATTGTTAAACTTTTTTGAAGCTTTAAAAACATGAAGTAGCCAAGGAAATATTTGATGCATTTTCCTATGACACATGTTTGGATTAAAAATGTATTGTTATATAGCTCAACGATTGCTTATGTGGTATGTAAAATAGTGAGAATGAGAGAATGACCAAAAGAAGAGTGCCTTTGGTATAGAGGAGAAGTGGTTTTACTATGTTATGTGTTCTCCTCTGCAGATAGATTGGGGATCAATTTTATAGGTATCTAGTTCAGTTcaatttttaaatatattttgtTTGCGGTGTGGATCTTAGTTAGAGCTGGTTGTCAAAACCCCATCTCAATGTAACTTTCTACTGCAAAGGTTAGCATGCTGTATCTTCATGTGTAATATATAATTTGTCTATTTTAAGATAATGAAATGCAACATGGTTGATACCACTGTAAATTTCCGAGCAAGAAATCCAGTCTATATATTAGATACAAACATGCAACTGTATTTTTCAACTTTAAAAGTATCAAACACCAGAATCGTTGCAAGAAGAAACATATAACAAAGATTGATACATATACTTATTTTGTAAAATGTAATAACAGAATAGAGATATATGTAGCTATAGATGATGTTTATAGTATTTTTCTTCTAACTCAGTATGTAGACATTATTTACCCATATTTTTGGAGGGATGGGGATAAGGCTTCTGGTTATTTTTGGTTCCGTGATATTAAAGGAGGCAGTATTATTTTACatgttttttttaaaaactattaGCCCATTCTTACCTGTTTATGTTCTCCGAATGTGTGTTTCAAGGGGGTCCAATTAACCAAGATAGGACCAGATGAGCATGAAAATCAGCTTGCTCGAAAGACAGATCTTTGTTTTGGATCTGAGAAGCCACATTGGATGCCTTCAGGCTTCATTTCCCCAAGCGGTGGTGCAGCAATTACGAAGGAAGAGAACATGACTAAGGTACTTTGATATCTCATGCAGTGTTATTTTTCTCTTAAAAGGGGGATATTATAGCAGTACTGAAAAACTCATGTGTTGGTCTACTTTTGATTTATAGGCTATAAAGAATATTCTTAGTGAGaattttgatgatgatgaagcaACAGAGTCTCAGACTCTATTGTATAAAAATCTATGGCTTGAGGCTGAAGCTGCATTGTGTTCCGTCTCTTACAAAAATCGCTATCATCAAATGAAGATTGA containing:
- the LOC127081184 gene encoding uncharacterized protein LOC127081184 isoform X1 yields the protein MKGFGSYNDWSYYASSSSNLSAFATPFSVNRSSPIDVSPPFIDPGDAARTGFPYRYPDQYYGTKPVVVEPQPYFNSYGILQDLNSASVVPDHWSSFSGFTASDGGSCTDYVNKPNDLGFAGQTVANQFADFGNGKGNQIGVGANKPNELGFVGQAVADQFADFGNGKGNQIGVGANKPNEVGFVGQAVADQFADFGNGRGNQIGVGANKLNEFGFVGQAVAHQFADFGNGKGNQIGVGANKANELGFVGQAVANQFADFGNGKGNQIGVGANKPNELGFVGQTVANEFADFGNGKGNQIGVGGSFALNQTNFTGSVADERMKSGDFGNGKGNQIGVGGSFALNQTNFNGPVADERMKSGCQDVTVCHVEGPHMIGWEKHSLATRADPVDDKPFWWRTTKLASAGCQDITDSHGEVPHMIGWEKHSLPTSGDYFDDKCCWWRPTKPMPVDFSHTSVWQSPPLSLETRHEPPLKLAVDSGDHDFSYTDVYDKHSGQQDKQTRVDTVSSTSITGSGTDLNLGIFVPDGGSGHKKFYDIKEAAACFGLNLCMNLEDSNEASSSNNAMVSDMNDSGDVVDYKDKARHEFQHLLPNPGLLSLGLNAIQGVNSVDKSFDCVGDPCNPSVDSPCWKGAPVSHFSYYESSEALPPENVPKNECFGSVIREPQNFLLDDKNNFKKPCDSSLQMHIQIADQETYSAGSSSKQNSETRFASDDCNVVNAGPFHSEPSCDYKLQYQDDIAKMKDNSVPPTKPIDCESGSSHDEDQVTEENKLASQKLHTLCIGGADARYNENICSASGTSLTGGHALSLSSSVEDASTTSEKSAGKVSTEELNAQMLVDTMNKFSQLLLNHCLNDACELEEQNCNILRDVITNLNTCVMKNAEQINLAQECLLRQPETSRCAVEPCELQKGVQLTKIGPDEHENQLARKTDLCFGSEKPHWMPSGFISPSGGAAITKEENMTKAIKNILSENFDDDEATESQTLLYKNLWLEAEAALCSVSYKNRYHQMKIEMEKQSYKQRDMEQHSKSEVIPSLSRSRSSAIEVNKCLNADSSAQNLADLAATIPKEHSQLKFSSDMNMLNSLTPEADGGQNLYSFIKNYAVSGTNKEVAGNDEASVMARYNVIKSRADNSRILAIALETPSDIADMLVPQETDNQNQVNICRDFPIPEKNKANYETSVLARFHILKSRAAAEDSSSVSSTEKLFEFSGEGVKETVTTKDALEGESLNANLDFYTAGDETTPKEIHLDWGDVQPTNYHFDGLASDWEHV
- the LOC127081184 gene encoding uncharacterized protein LOC127081184 isoform X2, coding for MKGFGSYNDWSYYASSSSNLSAFATPFSVNRSSPIDVSPPFIDPGDAARTGFPYRYPDQYYGTKPVVVEPQPYFNSYGILQDLNSASVVPDHWSSFSGFTASDGGSCTDYVNKPNDLGFAGQTVANQFADFGNGKGNQIGVGANKPNELGFVGQAVADQFADFGNGKGNQIGVGANKPNEVGFVGQAVADQFADFGNGRGNQIGVGANKLNEFGFVGQAVAHQFADFGNGKGNQIGVGANKANELGFVGQAVANQFADFGNGKGNQIGVGANKPNELGFVGQTVANEFADFGNGKGNQIGVGGSFALNQTNFTGSVADERMKSGCQDVTVCHVEGPHMIGWEKHSLATRADPVDDKPFWWRTTKLASAGCQDITDSHGEVPHMIGWEKHSLPTSGDYFDDKCCWWRPTKPMPVDFSHTSVWQSPPLSLETRHEPPLKLAVDSGDHDFSYTDVYDKHSGQQDKQTRVDTVSSTSITGSGTDLNLGIFVPDGGSGHKKFYDIKEAAACFGLNLCMNLEDSNEASSSNNAMVSDMNDSGDVVDYKDKARHEFQHLLPNPGLLSLGLNAIQGVNSVDKSFDCVGDPCNPSVDSPCWKGAPVSHFSYYESSEALPPENVPKNECFGSVIREPQNFLLDDKNNFKKPCDSSLQMHIQIADQETYSAGSSSKQNSETRFASDDCNVVNAGPFHSEPSCDYKLQYQDDIAKMKDNSVPPTKPIDCESGSSHDEDQVTEENKLASQKLHTLCIGGADARYNENICSASGTSLTGGHALSLSSSVEDASTTSEKSAGKVSTEELNAQMLVDTMNKFSQLLLNHCLNDACELEEQNCNILRDVITNLNTCVMKNAEQINLAQECLLRQPETSRCAVEPCELQKGVQLTKIGPDEHENQLARKTDLCFGSEKPHWMPSGFISPSGGAAITKEENMTKAIKNILSENFDDDEATESQTLLYKNLWLEAEAALCSVSYKNRYHQMKIEMEKQSYKQRDMEQHSKSEVIPSLSRSRSSAIEVNKCLNADSSAQNLADLAATIPKEHSQLKFSSDMNMLNSLTPEADGGQNLYSFIKNYAVSGTNKEVAGNDEASVMARYNVIKSRADNSRILAIALETPSDIADMLVPQETDNQNQVNICRDFPIPEKNKANYETSVLARFHILKSRAAAEDSSSVSSTEKLFEFSGEGVKETVTTKDALEGESLNANLDFYTAGDETTPKEIHLDWGDVQPTNYHFDGLASDWEHV